Proteins encoded by one window of Pseudomonas coleopterorum:
- a CDS encoding Pr6Pr family membrane protein: MIRAERPLVALAAAATWFALALQLYLVLWSRWQIEASLLGGLVHFFSFFTILTNTAVAGVLTAHVSRGDSLWRRLCLRPAVSSGVLVSIVVVGVAYSLLLRNLWQPEGWQWLANELLHDVLPVAFVVYWACCVPKGTLRLRHVAAWAIYPVVYFAYLLLRGHSIGVYPYPFLDVSKLGMGQVWLNALGVLLAFIGCSALVLVMDRCWGRAGAR, from the coding sequence TTGATCCGCGCCGAACGCCCTCTGGTCGCGCTCGCGGCGGCCGCTACCTGGTTCGCCCTGGCGTTGCAGTTGTACCTGGTGCTGTGGTCGCGCTGGCAGATCGAAGCGAGTCTGCTCGGGGGGCTGGTGCATTTCTTCAGCTTCTTCACCATCCTCACCAATACCGCAGTGGCCGGCGTGTTGACTGCCCACGTGTCGAGGGGCGACTCGCTGTGGCGTCGGCTCTGCCTGCGACCAGCGGTGAGCAGCGGGGTACTGGTCAGCATCGTGGTGGTGGGTGTCGCCTATAGCCTGTTGCTGCGCAACCTGTGGCAGCCCGAGGGCTGGCAATGGCTGGCCAACGAGTTGCTACACGATGTGCTGCCCGTGGCGTTCGTGGTGTATTGGGCGTGCTGTGTGCCGAAAGGCACGCTGCGCTTGCGGCACGTGGCGGCCTGGGCGATCTACCCTGTGGTCTACTTCGCCTACCTGTTGCTGCGTGGGCACAGCATCGGCGTGTATCCCTATCCGTTTCTGGACGTCTCGAAACTGGGCATGGGCCAGGTATGGCTGAACGCACTGGGAGTGCTGCTGGCCTTCATTGGCTGCTCCGCGCTGGTGCTGGTGATGGACCGCTGCTGGGGACGCGCAGGCGCGCGCTAG
- a CDS encoding transglycosylase domain-containing protein, translated as MGVLWQTEPDKTAAKTASPDPSPLPDSPRQRHLWRRLFWLLVVITIAALAYAMYAEVRTSRLQAREFSRWANSLTYEVRPGPSQAIVYPGAGPFDKRLGYSALGDFLPRLLKRNYVIERQTQFSPALMSYAGHDLFVPYQEKSQAGLVITDCRGDPLYLYRYPQQLYTEFAQIPPVMVDSLLFVENRGLLDSPEPLLNPAVDWPRFAKAAWSQVARMFALPGQSAGGSTLATQLEKYRHSPDGLTGSGPEKIRQMISASVRAYQGGPQTLEARQRIVRDYLNSVPLSAVPGHGEVHGMAEGLRVWYGADFEQVNRALASTTTDPASEAARGLALRQVLSLMIAQRRPSYFLNKGHDDLAELTDSHIRLLAANGIVDPTLAAAALASQVIYRDWVQEPTWQPNESNKGISVVRNRLSSMLDRPLYDLDRLDLSATTTLNADLQKQASDYLRQLADPAFAQQIGLIGERLLTPASTREVSYSFTLFERTADGSRVRVQTDNTDQPFDINEGSKLELGSTAKMRVLTTYLEIIHELHERYAGQTPAQLRQVKIEDADRLSRWVLDTLIQNPGMDARTLLAAALERKYSASPAESFFTGGGIHTFGNFRREDNGRIPTLKEALQESINLPFIRLMRDLVRYSTYSAPGNSGQLLKDDDDPRRQEYLARFADREGTEFLKRFWKKYQRKTTEQRLETFLDGMRPTPQRLAAVHRYLYPNATQAPFDRFVREHSKSESVTDKRLNEMYVSYGPGRYNLPDQGYIAKVHPLDLWLLGYLLNHPEATFGEASAASRFERQEVYGWLFNSRHKRARDNRIRTMLEIEAFTDIHQRWQRVGYPFDHLVPSLATAIGSSGDRPAALAELIGIIQNDGIKLPTVRIDTLHFAADTPYDTRVISDPDRGKRVLPAEVAAAMREALSQVVDAGTARRVSGSFKTDDGTALVMGGKTGTGDNRIASFGAGGRVISSKAINRTATFVFFIGENHFGTLTAFVPGKAAEGFRFTSALPVQVLKGMAPILTPYLQPGAHTQCHAPLQAAR; from the coding sequence ATGGGCGTCCTGTGGCAAACCGAACCTGACAAGACTGCAGCCAAAACTGCCAGTCCTGATCCGTCGCCATTGCCAGATAGCCCACGTCAACGTCACTTGTGGCGGCGTCTGTTCTGGTTGTTGGTCGTGATCACGATCGCCGCGCTGGCGTACGCGATGTATGCCGAGGTGCGCACCTCGCGGCTGCAGGCGCGCGAGTTCAGTCGCTGGGCGAACTCGCTGACCTATGAGGTGCGGCCGGGACCGAGCCAGGCCATCGTCTACCCAGGCGCCGGCCCGTTCGACAAGCGCCTGGGCTACAGCGCACTGGGTGACTTCCTGCCGCGCCTGCTCAAGCGCAACTACGTGATCGAACGGCAGACCCAGTTCTCGCCGGCCTTGATGAGCTATGCCGGGCATGACCTGTTCGTGCCCTACCAGGAAAAATCCCAGGCTGGGCTGGTGATCACCGATTGCCGGGGCGATCCGTTGTACCTGTATCGCTACCCGCAGCAGCTCTACACCGAATTCGCTCAGATACCACCGGTGATGGTCGACAGCCTGCTGTTCGTCGAAAACCGCGGCCTGCTCGACAGCCCCGAACCGCTGCTCAACCCGGCTGTGGATTGGCCGCGCTTCGCCAAGGCGGCCTGGTCGCAAGTGGCGCGGATGTTCGCGCTGCCTGGGCAGTCGGCCGGTGGCAGTACCCTGGCCACGCAGTTGGAAAAGTACCGCCACTCGCCCGACGGCCTGACCGGCTCGGGGCCGGAGAAGATCCGTCAGATGATTTCGGCCAGTGTGAGGGCCTATCAAGGCGGTCCGCAGACGCTGGAAGCGCGTCAACGCATCGTGCGCGACTACCTCAACAGCGTGCCGCTGTCGGCGGTGCCCGGCCACGGTGAGGTACATGGCATGGCCGAAGGCCTACGCGTCTGGTACGGCGCCGATTTCGAGCAGGTCAACCGCGCGCTTGCCAGCACCACCACCGACCCTGCCAGCGAGGCCGCGCGCGGCCTGGCCCTGCGTCAGGTGCTGTCGCTGATGATCGCCCAGCGTCGGCCGTCGTACTTTCTCAACAAGGGCCATGACGACCTCGCCGAGCTGACCGACAGTCACATTCGCCTGCTTGCCGCCAACGGCATCGTCGATCCGACGCTGGCAGCCGCCGCGCTGGCCAGTCAGGTCATCTACCGCGACTGGGTGCAGGAGCCGACTTGGCAACCCAACGAGTCGAACAAGGGCATCAGCGTGGTGCGCAATCGCCTGTCGTCCATGCTCGACCGGCCGCTGTACGACCTCGACCGCCTGGATCTTTCAGCCACCACGACCCTCAATGCCGACCTGCAGAAACAGGCCAGCGACTACCTGCGCCAACTCGCCGACCCGGCCTTCGCCCAACAGATCGGCCTGATCGGCGAGCGCCTGCTGACCCCGGCGAGCACCCGTGAAGTGAGCTACAGCTTCACCCTCTTCGAGCGCACGGCTGACGGCTCGCGCGTACGGGTGCAGACCGACAACACCGACCAGCCATTCGACATCAACGAAGGCAGCAAGCTGGAGCTGGGCTCGACCGCCAAAATGCGTGTGCTGACCACTTACCTGGAAATCATCCACGAACTGCATGAACGCTATGCCGGGCAGACGCCCGCGCAACTGCGCCAGGTGAAGATCGAGGACGCCGATCGGCTGTCGCGCTGGGTGCTCGATACCCTGATCCAGAACCCGGGCATGGACGCACGGACGCTGCTCGCCGCGGCCCTGGAGCGCAAGTATTCGGCAAGCCCCGCCGAAAGCTTCTTCACCGGCGGCGGGATTCATACTTTCGGCAACTTCCGCCGCGAGGACAACGGCCGCATTCCCACGCTCAAGGAAGCGCTGCAGGAGTCCATCAACCTGCCCTTCATTCGCCTGATGCGCGACCTGGTGCGCTATAGCACCTACTCGGCGCCGGGCAATAGCGGCCAGTTGCTCAAGGACGATGACGATCCGCGTCGGCAGGAATACCTGGCACGCTTCGCCGACCGCGAAGGCACCGAATTCCTCAAGCGGTTCTGGAAGAAGTACCAGCGCAAGACCACCGAGCAACGCCTGGAAACTTTTCTCGACGGCATGCGCCCGACCCCGCAGCGCCTGGCCGCCGTGCACCGCTACCTCTACCCCAACGCGACGCAGGCACCCTTCGATCGCTTTGTGCGTGAGCACAGCAAGAGCGAAAGCGTCACCGACAAGCGCCTGAACGAGATGTACGTCAGTTATGGCCCTGGCCGCTACAACCTGCCGGACCAAGGCTATATCGCCAAAGTCCATCCACTGGACCTGTGGCTGTTGGGCTACCTGCTCAATCACCCGGAGGCGACTTTCGGCGAAGCGAGTGCGGCCAGCCGGTTCGAGCGTCAGGAAGTCTACGGCTGGCTGTTCAACAGCCGCCACAAGCGCGCCCGCGATAACCGCATCCGCACCATGCTGGAGATCGAAGCCTTTACCGATATTCACCAGCGCTGGCAGCGCGTGGGCTATCCGTTCGATCATCTGGTGCCCTCGCTGGCAACCGCCATCGGCAGTTCGGGTGACCGTCCTGCAGCGTTGGCCGAGCTGATCGGCATCATTCAGAACGACGGCATCAAGTTGCCCACCGTGCGCATCGACACCCTGCATTTCGCCGCCGACACCCCCTATGACACACGGGTGATCAGTGACCCGGACCGGGGCAAGCGGGTCCTGCCTGCCGAGGTCGCGGCGGCCATGCGCGAAGCCCTGTCGCAGGTGGTGGACGCTGGCACTGCGCGGCGCGTATCCGGCAGTTTCAAGACCGATGACGGCACTGCGCTGGTGATGGGTGGCAAGACCGGCACCGGTGACAACCGCATCGCAAGCTTCGGCGCCGGAGGCCGGGTGATCAGCTCCAAGGCGATCAACCGTACCGCGACCTTCGTGTTCTTCATCGGCGAAAACCATTTCGGCACCCTGACCGCCTTCGTACCGGGCAAGGCCGCCGAGGGCTTTCGCTTCACCTCGGCGCTGCCGGTGCAGGTGCTCAAGGGCATGGCGCCGATCCTGACGCCCTACCTGCAGCCGGGGGCTCATACACAGTGCCATGCGCCCTTGCAGGCGGCGCGTTGA
- a CDS encoding siderophore-interacting protein, protein MKAENPFGIQRVMHEIKRRRLQVLRVAQLTPRMRRITLGGPELAGFVSEGCDDHIKLMFATTPEQQAALDTMVLGAPTPEGAKPEMRDYTPRRIDLAAGELDIDFVLHGDGPAATWAAQAEPGQFLHIGGPRSSMHVPDVFDAYLLIGDETAIPAMARRLEELPGNRRALLVIEVENAQEQQSFDSAAAFEVIWIDRHQGDLLQTVKDLRLPDGVVYGWIATEAGLSRKLRRVLLDDHKLSEEQIKAAGYWRHEGDDSE, encoded by the coding sequence ATGAAGGCAGAAAATCCGTTCGGTATTCAGCGCGTCATGCACGAGATCAAACGTCGCCGCCTGCAGGTGCTGCGCGTTGCGCAACTGACCCCGCGCATGCGGCGCATCACCCTCGGCGGTCCGGAGCTGGCCGGTTTCGTCAGCGAAGGCTGCGATGACCACATCAAGCTGATGTTCGCCACCACCCCGGAGCAGCAGGCGGCGCTCGACACCATGGTGCTCGGTGCGCCCACGCCCGAAGGCGCCAAGCCCGAGATGCGCGACTACACCCCGCGGCGCATCGACCTTGCGGCTGGCGAGCTGGACATCGACTTCGTCCTGCATGGCGACGGCCCCGCGGCCACCTGGGCGGCCCAGGCCGAGCCAGGGCAATTCCTGCACATCGGCGGCCCCCGCAGTTCGATGCACGTACCGGATGTGTTCGATGCCTACCTGTTGATCGGCGACGAAACCGCCATCCCGGCCATGGCCCGACGCCTGGAAGAGCTGCCGGGCAACCGCCGCGCGCTCTTGGTCATCGAAGTGGAGAACGCTCAGGAGCAGCAGTCGTTCGACAGCGCGGCGGCCTTCGAGGTGATCTGGATCGACCGGCACCAAGGCGACCTGCTGCAGACCGTCAAGGACCTGCGCCTACCCGACGGCGTGGTCTATGGCTGGATCGCGACCGAGGCTGGGCTGTCACGCAAGTTGCGGCGCGTGCTGCTGGACGACCACAAGTTGAGCGAGGAGCAGATCAAGGCCGCCGGCTACTGGCGTCATGAGGGTGACGACAGCGAGTGA
- a CDS encoding VF530 family DNA-binding protein, with the protein MHEPTHNPLHGVTLEQILNALVAHYQWEGLAQRVDIRCFKSDPSIKSSLTFLRKTPWAREKVERLYVQLQRGKR; encoded by the coding sequence ATGCATGAACCCACACACAACCCCCTGCACGGCGTGACGCTGGAGCAGATCCTCAATGCGCTGGTGGCGCATTACCAATGGGAAGGGTTGGCGCAGCGTGTCGACATCCGCTGCTTCAAGAGCGATCCGAGCATCAAGTCGAGCCTGACCTTCCTGCGCAAGACGCCTTGGGCGCGGGAAAAGGTCGAGCGGCTGTACGTGCAATTGCAGCGCGGCAAGCGTTGA